The Acomys russatus chromosome 3, mAcoRus1.1, whole genome shotgun sequence genome has a window encoding:
- the Gnl3 gene encoding guanine nucleotide-binding protein-like 3, with the protein MKRPKLKKASKRMTCHKRYKIQKKVREHHRKLRKEAKKRGHKKPRKDPGVPNSAPFKEALLREAELRKQQLEELKQQQKLDRQKEQERKRKLEVNPGDEQSNVEPQKEPEEPRSKKAKSGKQNPKKLHCQELKKVIEASDVVLEVLDARDPLGCRCPQVEEAVIQHGHKKLVLVLNKSDLVPKENLESWLSYLNRELPTVVFKASTDIKGREKILKMKKKKKKALPFQSKVCCGREALWKLLEGFQQSCGKEIQVGVIGFPNVGKSSIINSLRRELICSVGIPMGLTRSMQVVPLGKQITVIDSPCFIISPSNSSTALALRSPASIEELRPLEAASAILSQADSQQVVLKYTVPGYKDSLDFFTKLAQRRGLHQKGGCPNVESAAKLLWSEWTGASLGYYCHPPTSWNHSPHFNETIAANLKRDFNLEELEKNNIDSIKVLRGLHSTNRILFRSSGLTNGVLEERDIPEELPRQREDKGDGGDQENVDGEINAEILDVAPVQEDTREVLPGESKAGKPSDRPFTSVDNMSEEGDDDAYDFSTDYV; encoded by the exons ATGAAGAGGCCGA AGTTAAAGAAAGCAAGTAAACGTATGACCTGCCATAAGCGGTATAAAATCCAAAAAAAG GTCCGAGAACATCATCGGAAATTAAGGAAGGAAGCTAAAAAACGGGGTCACAAGAAGCCTAGGAAGGATCCAGGAGTTCCAAATAGTGCTCCCTTTAAAGAGGCTCTTCTTCGTGAAGCTGAGCTAAGGAAACAGCAG CTTGAAGAACTAAAACAACAGCAGAAGCTTGATAGGcaaaaagagcaagaaaggaaaagaaagcttgaAGTTAACCCTGGTGATGAGCAATCTAATGTGGAACCCCAGAAG GAACCTGAAGAACCCAGAAGTAAAAAGGCTAAATCAGGCAAACAGAATCCAAAGAAGTTACACTGTCAAGAACTTAAAAAG GTGATTGAAGCCTCAGATGTTGTGTTGGAGGTTTTGGATGCCAGAGATCCTCTTGGTTGCAGATGTCCTCAAGTAGAAGAAGCTGTTATCCAACATGGACATAAAAAGCTGGTACTCGTATTAAATAAATCAG ATCTAGTACCAAAGGAGAATTTGGAGAGCTGGCTGAGTTATTTGAATAGAGAATTGCCAACAGTGGTGTTCAAAGCCTCAACAGACatcaagggcagagagaagatACTCAAG atgaagaagaagaagaagaaagcgcTTCCATTCCAGAGTAAAGTCTGCTGCGGCAGGGAAGCCCTTTGGAAGCTTCTTGAAGGTTTTCAGCAGTCATGTGGAAAAGAGATTCAGGTTGGAGTAATTG gTTTTCCAAATGTGGGGAAAAGCAGCATCATCAATAGCTTAAGACGAGAACTAATTTGCAGTGTTGGCATTCCCATGGGACTTACAAG GAGCATGCAGGTTGTCCCTttaggcaagcagatcactgtcaTAGATAGCCCATGCTTTATTATTTCACCATCTAACTCCTCTACTGCACTTGCTCTACGAAGTCCAGCAAGCATTGAAGAACTAAGACCGCTGGAGGCTGCCAGTGCTATTCTGTCCCAGGCTGATAGTCAACAG GTGGTGTTAAAGTACACTGTCCCTGGGTATAAGGATTCTCTGGATTTTTTTACTAAACTTGCTCAGAGAAGAGGTCTACATCAAAAAGGCGGATGTCCAAATGTTGAAAGTGCTGCTAAGCTGTTATGGTCTGAGTGGACAGG TGCCTCATTAGGTTACTACTGCCATCCCCCTACATCCTGGAATCATTCTCCGCATTTTAACGAAACTATTGCAGCAAACTTGAAGAGAGACTTTAATCTAGAAGAACTAGAAAAGAATAACATAGATAGCATAAAAG TCCTCAGGGGTCTACATTCAACTAATAGAATTCTTTTCCGGTCTTCGGGACTAACAAATGGAGTATTAGAAGAAAGGGACATACCCGAAGAATtgccaagacagagagaagacaaagggGATGGTGGTGATCAAGAAAATGTTGACGGTGAAATTAAT GCAGAGATCTTAGATGTGGCCCCTGTACAAGAAGACACCAGAGAGGTGTTGCCTGGGGAATCAAAAGCAG GCAAGCCATCTGACAGACCATTTACGTCAGTGGATAACATGAGTGAAGAGGGTGATGATGATGCCTATGACTTCAGTACAGATTATGTATAG